From one Streptomyces sp. SCSIO 30461 genomic stretch:
- a CDS encoding heavy metal translocating P-type ATPase: MSSIATDPSATDTPRIELLIGGMTCASCAARVEKKLNRMNGVTATVNYATEKARVSYGEGIAVPDLIAVVEKTGYTATPLTSAPSSTPSSAAAPASPSAPVTRAGGTRTPTSPAGAPNGAGAAPVPLAPSGSAPPSTSTSGSRPGRAAEAREHDQDQTAPALTALRQRLAVSALLAAPVVLMGMIPALQFQYWQWLSLTLAAPVVVWGGLPFHRAAWTNLRHGAATMDTLVSLGTLAAFGWSLWALFFGHAGMPGMRHGFEFTITASAAGADSSSAVYLEVAAGVVTFLLLGRYLEARAKRKAGSALRAMLELGAKDVAVLRDGAEVRVPAAGLAVGDLFVVRPGEKIATDGTVTEGSSAVDASMLTGESVPVDVTVGDDVTGATVNAAGRLVVRATRVGADTQLARMARMVEDAQNGKAAVQRLADRISAVFVPAVLLIALGTLVVWLLTTNDPAAAFTAAVAVLIIACPCALGLATPTALMVGTGRGAQLGILIKGPEVLESTHTVDTVVLDKTGTVTTGRMRLREVLVTGSATQEELLRYAGALEHASEHPVARAIAAGAEERLGTTGLPAAEAFENVPGLGVRGTVEGRAVLVGRAPLLREADIEPPPELTGASSAGTAVAVAWDGAARGVLVVADEVKATSAEAVARLRALGLKPVLLTGDNSSVARAVAAEVGIDEVYAEVLPQDKVATVQRLQAAGRRVAMVGDGVNDAPALAAADLGLAMGTGTDAAIEAGDLTLVRGDLLVAADAIRLSRRTLATIKGNLFWAFGYNVAALPLAAAGLLNPMIAGFAMAFSSVFVVSNSLRLRSFT, encoded by the coding sequence ATGAGCAGCATCGCAACCGACCCCTCGGCAACGGACACCCCCCGTATCGAACTCCTGATCGGCGGCATGACCTGCGCTTCCTGCGCGGCCCGGGTCGAGAAGAAGCTCAACCGCATGAACGGCGTCACGGCGACGGTGAACTACGCGACGGAGAAGGCCCGTGTCTCCTACGGCGAAGGCATCGCGGTGCCCGACCTGATCGCCGTGGTCGAGAAGACCGGATACACGGCGACACCCCTGACCAGTGCGCCGTCCAGCACTCCGTCCAGCGCCGCTGCCCCGGCCTCCCCGTCCGCGCCCGTGACTCGGGCAGGTGGCACCCGGACTCCCACCTCACCCGCCGGCGCCCCGAACGGGGCTGGAGCCGCCCCCGTGCCCTTGGCCCCGTCCGGTTCCGCGCCCCCGTCCACGTCCACGTCCGGGTCCCGGCCCGGCCGCGCAGCCGAGGCCCGGGAGCACGATCAGGATCAGACAGCGCCCGCACTCACCGCTCTGCGGCAACGGCTGGCCGTCTCCGCGCTGCTCGCCGCGCCCGTCGTCCTGATGGGCATGATCCCCGCGCTCCAGTTCCAGTACTGGCAGTGGCTCTCCCTCACCCTTGCCGCGCCGGTCGTGGTCTGGGGCGGGCTGCCCTTCCACCGCGCCGCCTGGACCAATCTCCGGCACGGCGCGGCCACGATGGACACCCTGGTCTCCCTGGGCACTCTGGCGGCCTTCGGCTGGTCGCTGTGGGCCCTGTTCTTCGGGCATGCCGGGATGCCCGGCATGCGCCACGGCTTCGAGTTCACCATCACCGCCTCCGCGGCGGGCGCGGACAGCTCGTCGGCCGTCTATCTCGAGGTCGCCGCGGGAGTGGTCACCTTCCTGCTGCTCGGGCGCTACCTGGAGGCACGGGCGAAGCGGAAGGCCGGCTCCGCCCTCCGCGCCATGCTGGAGCTCGGCGCCAAGGACGTCGCCGTGCTCAGAGACGGTGCGGAGGTACGCGTCCCGGCCGCCGGGCTGGCGGTCGGCGACCTGTTCGTCGTACGCCCCGGCGAGAAGATCGCCACCGACGGCACCGTGACCGAGGGCTCATCGGCCGTCGACGCGTCGATGCTGACCGGCGAGTCCGTTCCTGTCGACGTGACCGTCGGGGACGACGTCACCGGCGCCACCGTCAACGCGGCGGGCCGGCTCGTCGTGCGAGCGACCCGTGTCGGCGCCGACACCCAGCTGGCCCGGATGGCACGCATGGTCGAGGACGCCCAGAACGGCAAGGCCGCGGTACAGCGTCTAGCCGACCGGATCTCGGCCGTCTTCGTACCCGCCGTGCTGCTCATCGCGCTCGGCACCCTGGTGGTCTGGCTGCTCACCACGAACGACCCTGCCGCCGCCTTCACCGCGGCCGTCGCCGTGCTGATCATCGCCTGCCCCTGCGCCCTGGGGCTCGCCACCCCGACCGCGCTCATGGTGGGAACGGGGCGCGGCGCCCAGCTCGGGATCCTCATCAAGGGGCCCGAAGTGCTGGAGTCGACCCACACGGTCGACACCGTCGTCCTCGACAAGACCGGGACGGTCACCACCGGCCGGATGCGCCTGCGGGAGGTGCTTGTCACCGGATCAGCGACCCAGGAAGAACTGCTGCGGTACGCGGGGGCCCTGGAGCACGCATCGGAGCACCCCGTCGCGCGCGCCATCGCGGCCGGTGCCGAGGAGCGACTGGGCACCACCGGACTACCGGCCGCCGAGGCATTCGAGAACGTTCCCGGCCTTGGTGTGCGCGGCACGGTCGAAGGCCGTGCCGTCCTGGTCGGACGGGCCCCGCTGCTTCGGGAAGCGGACATCGAGCCACCGCCCGAGCTGACCGGCGCCTCATCGGCGGGCACCGCCGTCGCCGTCGCCTGGGACGGTGCCGCACGCGGGGTGCTGGTCGTCGCCGACGAGGTCAAGGCCACCAGCGCCGAGGCCGTGGCACGACTGCGGGCACTCGGCCTGAAGCCGGTACTTCTGACGGGCGACAACAGCTCGGTCGCCCGTGCGGTCGCCGCCGAGGTCGGTATCGACGAGGTCTACGCCGAGGTACTGCCGCAGGACAAGGTGGCCACCGTGCAGCGGCTCCAGGCGGCGGGCCGCAGGGTCGCCATGGTGGGGGACGGGGTGAACGACGCCCCCGCGCTGGCCGCTGCGGACCTCGGACTGGCCATGGGCACCGGCACGGACGCGGCCATCGAAGCGGGCGATCTCACGCTCGTCAGAGGTGATCTCCTCGTCGCCGCCGACGCCATCCGGCTCTCCCGGCGTACCCTCGCCACCATCAAGGGGAACCTGTTCTGGGCCTTCGGCTACAACGTCGCGGCCCTGCCGCTGGCCGCCGCCGGACTGCTGAATCCCATGATCGCCGGATTCGCCATGGCTTTCTCGTCCGTTTTCGTGGTCAGCAACAGCCTTCGTCTGCGATCCTTCACGTGA